Part of the Gracilimonas sp. genome is shown below.
AAACCTATCTTATAGTAAGGGCATGGGGCATGGCTTGCAAATGTTATCCGCCCTCCAAAAGTTGCTGTTAAAACAGGAATGCATTTCTCCTATCTCACGTTTTGGAAGTCCAATTGAAAAACATTCATCAAAAAGAGATTATGAGCGAACAAATGAACGCTGCTTTTATAGAAGAGTACGGAGAGCTAACCAATGTAACTACCGGAGAATTGCCCAAGCCTGAAGCGGGTGAAGGCGAAGTTTTAGTACGGGTGAAATCGGCCGGTGTAAACCCTGTGGATGCCGCCGTTGTAAGGGGCATGCTGAAAGATGCCATCCCCGGTGAATTTCCCCTTGTGCCCGGCTGGGATGTGGCAGGAGTTGTGGAAGAAACCGGTCACTCCGTAAGTCGATTTAGCACCGGAGATGAAGTATATGCTTATGCCCGGCGACCAAAAATTCAACACGGCACCTATGCTGAGTATATAAGCTTGCCCGAGTCCTACCTTGCAGAACGGCCAACCAATATTTCCATGGAGGCCTCCGGAGGAATTCCTTTAGTAGGGTTAACGGCATACCAATCCATTTTTGATTTCGGAGAACTGAAAGAAGGGCAAACTCTACTCATTTTAGGAGCCTCCGGTGGAGTAGGAACCCTGGCCATTCAGCTGGCAAAATCGGTAGGAGCAAAAGTGATTGGAGTAGCGAGTGAATCCAACCATGAGTATATGAAGGAGCTCGGTGCCGACATCACCATTGATTATAACGACAATCATGTTGGCGAAGCCGTGAAAGAAGCTCAACCCGATGGAGTGGATTTGATTTTCCATTGCTCCCGGGGCGACTCCTTTAGCCAGGTTATGGAAACCGGCGTGCTGAAAGAGGGCGGAAAAGTGGCTTCCATAACCAACAGCAATCCTGAAATCAGCGATGACATTGAGTTTAAATACGTGTTTGTTGAACCTAATGCCGAACAGCTGGAGCATATCACCGTGCTTGCCGACAGTGGTAAAATTACCGTACCGGTCACCGATACTTTTTCTTTAGAAGAAGCCGGTGAAGCACTTCAGAAAATTGAATCGCTGCACACGAGGGGTAAACTGGTGATTACTCCCTGAATAAGTTTACTTATTGGATAGACTTTAACCCCGGCTTAGATAAACAGGCCGGGGTTTTTTAATGGCATAAGCAGTAAAAACTTAATGATAAGTTTTTATCAAGAGGCCAACTCTCTGAGTCAGCAATATTAGAATCCGGGATTTTTAATACTTAGGTAACGCAAAGCTGATCAATATTTATTACACTCGACAAACGGCTATTATGTGTAATCCCTGAAATATGGTCAGGGAGCATCCACCAGCGAACCGTAAATTTGCTGTCACCACCCTGAAGTCGGTAACACATAATCAAACCCCATCATCTATTATGGAAGGATTAACCCAAGGCAATAATGTGCCCAGGAATGTGTACGGCTATTTCACAGCATTCCTTTTTGCTCTCATCTTCTCAATACAACCTGCAATTGCTCAGAATCAAACCATTGGTGCCGGACTGGAAGGTCAGGCCCTGATCGGTTACCTGCAGCAAAACTACTCCCCTGCCCAAACGCTGGGATATGACACTGCCCGGGATACCATGTATGCAGTTATCGATAATGACAATGGAAACCTTACCGGTGTTTATACAGGATATACAATTACTTTAGATCCTAATGAAGACCCAAGTACTGATGCTTTTTATAAAGGCGTTAATGCCGAGCACACGTGGCCTCAAAGTATGGGGGCCGGGAATGAACCGGCGAAATCAGATATTCATCATCTGTTCCCAACAAAATCGAATGTAAACAGTGCCAGGAATAATGACCCTTTAGGTGAAATTGACGACAACCTGACCGATACCTGGTATTACCTCGATCAATCTCAATCATCCATCCCGTCTAGCAATATTGATTTATATGCCGAGAATTACGGAAGCACCACCTTTGAACCCCGAGAACAACATAAGGGAAATGCCGCCCGGGCCGTATTCTATTTTGTAGCAATCTACCAAGCCCAAGCCGATCAAAACTTCTTTGATCAACAGAAGAACGATTTATACCAATGGCATTATTTGGATGAAGTGGATGCCGACGAACTAAACAGAAGCAGTACCATTGCCGGGTATCAGGGTAACGAAAACCCATTTATTCTGGATACCTCGCTGGTTCGAAGAGCTTTCTTTCCGGATGGGAATACCGGTGGAACCGACACCACGCCTCCGGTCATCAGCTCGGTACAGTCCACCAATATCGGAGCAAACTCAGCTACTGTAAGCTGGAGTACGGACGAACTTGCCACCTCTCAGGTTAACTACGGAACAACAACTTCCTATGGTTTTGTTGAAAGCAGCGGAAGTTACACTACCTCTCATTCCATCACCCTTACTGGCCTATCCGCCAACGCTACTTACAATTATCAGGTAAGCAGTACAGATGGTTCCAGTAATTCAGCAAGTTCTTCTAACTTCACTTTTACCACTGCTGAAGAAGGGACAAGTGCGGGTGCTATTGTATTCTCGGAGATCTTCTACGACACTCCCGGTACCGACAGCGATGAAGAATGGATTGAACTGTATAACGGGACTTCCACAACTGTAGATTTAAGTGGGTATACCATTACGGATAACAACGGAACCGGATCTTCCTATACCTTCCCAGCCGGAAGCAACATAACCCCTGGTTCTTATTTTACTGTTGCATCAGCCTCAACCGGTTTTCAGGCTATATATGGATTTGACGCCGATGAATATGGATCCATTCCCGCTTTAAATAATGGTGGAGATGTTTTAATCCTCACCGATACTCAAAGTAACGAAGTCGATATTGTGGCCTGGGAAGGAGGAGCATCTGCTGGTTTGCCTTCAGGATGGGGAAGCAGTACCGACCCTACCGCGTCAACCGGAGAATCTATTTACCGAAGCTCGCCGGGATCTGACTCTGACTCCTACACCGACTGGGCAGTAGCTGTCAATAATGGCGACCCGCAAACTCAAGCTTCGGCTCCTCAGAATCAGGCACCTACGGCAGTGGCCAATGGTCCTTATTCGGGGAACACCGGAAACTCCATCACATTCAGCAGTGCCGGCTCTTCTGACAGTGATGGATCGATCTCGTCATACAGTTGGACCTTCGGGGATGGAGGAAGTAGTACCCTCGCTAACCCAGGTTATACTTACACAAGTTCAGGCACTTACAGTGTTTCTTTAACGGTAACGGATGATCAGGGGGCAACAGCTACAGCAACAACTACTGCTGAAATCACAGATGCCACTGTAGATCACGTACTCTTTTCTGAAATCTTCTATGATACTCCCGGCACTGATGCTGATGAAGAATGGATTGAACTGTACAACCCCACTTCACAGCAAATTGATCTGACGGGCTATACCATTATAGATAATAATGGTACCGGGTCCTCCTATACTTTCCCATCAGGCACCGTCATTGACGCACAGTCCTATTTTACAGTAGCGTCCAATCAGGCTGGGTTTAACGCTCTTTACACCAACGATGCTTATCAGTATGGTGGAATACCGGCTCTCAATAATGGAGGGGATGCCCTTCTTCTTAATGACGGCTCCGGAACCACTGTGGATGAAGTAGCCTGGGAAGGCGGCGCATCTGCAGGTGTCCCATCAGGATGGGGATCGGGACCAACGGCTTCAACAGGAGAAAGCCTCGTTCGCAGTTCTTTTGATACCGATAGTGACAACGATAGCGACTGGACGACAGCCGCTAACAATGGTGACCCCGCCACACTACAGGCAACCGATACCACCGCTCCGGTTATAACCGCTGTAAACTCTTCCAATATTACTGAAACCGAAGCTACGATTACATGGACAACGGATGAGCCTGCCAATTCACAGGTGAATTATGGCACTACTACCAGTTATGGAAGTTCAGCAGGAAGCGGTAGTTATGTGACCTCTCACTCCGAGACCCTGACCGGTTTAACGGCAGGAACCGAATACTTCTACCAGGTTGTCTCTACTGATGAAGCCGGAAATACCGCAGTGGATGAAACTTATTCGTTCACAACGGCCAGTCCGCCTGCTTCTTCCACTCCTGACATTCTTATCAGTGAAGTTTTTTATGATACTCCCGGAAATGAATCCAAGGAAGAATGGGTAGAAATCTACAACACGACCGGACAAGAAATCCAACTTAACGGATGGACTTTGGTTGATGACAATGGAAACAGCCAGTCATTTACTTTTGCGAACAAACATAAGATCGGCGGGAATACTTTTATGACTCTCGCACTCGATCGCAAGGATTTCAAAGCACTGTATAATAAAAATGCAGATGACTTCGTGAATCTGCCCCCGCTTAATAACGGCGGAGATGTATTAGTTCTTAAAGATGCTTCCGGAAATGTAATTGACGCCGTTGCCTGGGAAGGAGGTGCCAATAGCTTGGTCTCAGGATGGGGAAGTACCTCGTTACCATCAGCCGGAGAAGGTAACAGTATTTATAGAAGTGACCTGGGAACAGATACCGATACCTATAACGATTGGACAACCTCCTCCGATCTCGGTTCACCCATGACCCAGTCCGATGGAACCTTTTTCGCTTCTGTAAATGACAATACAGAAAGCCGTGTTGAAGAAGGACCCGGCGAAGAGCTTCCAGCAGAAGTTACCCTGGGCAACTTCCCTAATCCGTTTAACCCGACAACTCAGATTGCTTACACCCTGCCGGAAGCGCAGCGCGTGAAAGTTACCGTCTTCAACATGCTGGGGCAGCAAGTAGCCACTTTGGTTGATGGATTTACTGAAGCCGGTGCGCATCAGGTGGTATTTGATGCCTCGGCAATGTCGAGTGGGCTTTACCTGTACTCTATACAAACAAGCTCAACAGTCATCACCAAAAAAATGATGCTGATTAAATAGCCTCATTTCGACCTGTTGAACAACTTTATAACCCCGATTTGGTTAAAACAAATCGGGGTTTTTTATGCATAAATAAAAAAGGCCCGATGAAACCACCGGGCTTTAACCTCTTTGAAATTCAGAAATAATTTACTGCAGATGCGCCGGAGGTGAAGTGGCTTCCACTGCCGAAAAGGTTTCGATGATTTTGTAGGTATGCTCTGTTTCTTTAGGAACCAGATATGAATTCCCTTCCGTCAACTCGACAACCTGGTCATTTTCCAAGTGAAGCTCGGCTTTACCTTTTAGTACATAACCTACCGTTTCATAAGAATTAGTATGAAATTCTTTGTCCGCATCCGGCTCTTCCTCTCTCCAGATTCTGAGCCCTACATCTTCGCCGGAAGCCATGATTTCTTTCACGACTTCGGCCTCATTTAATTTACCTTCTGCTACTTCTTCGGCTGTCATCGTTTCTATACTCATAATAATCGCGTCCTCTTTTTTGATTCACAGGTCTAATGCATCAAAAGCTATAACAGATGAGCGGGCGGTGGGGTTTCATCAGTTCATGCCAGCACAAAATTAGTTTTCAAAATTCCACCCATTATACAAGTTCAATTCCCCAATATTTGTAGCCGGGCCCTTTCCGTTAAGAATATGATTCATCCCTCCAAGCCTTCCCGCAAAAGCAGAGATATGTGTGATTTTAATTCCCGGCTTTTCAGGGGCTTCCATTGCGTTTTCCAAACGAACATTATTTTTTTCTGTTTCCTCACCTCTGAAGAAAGAATAAATCCCCAATCCCCAAGCCTGATGCTCTTCTACACCGTCGGCTATTTTATAGGATGCATACCCCGGCTTTCCATTATCATTCCATACTTCATTGCTTGGGGGCTCATAAGGAATTTCAGACTGGTAAAAATACACCCGGCCTCTCTCCCCCTTCCAGTATGTCTGATAATGCTGAAAGTGCTCATTAAAGAGCCCATAAATAGTTACATCATCCCCATTAACAATCAGGCCGTGGTCACTTTTATTGACAAACCAATCGGCACCTGTACCGTGATCGGCCCGCCATAACCAAAAATGATCACCTATTACCCGGTTTGCATTAATCTCAAGGCATGTCTTAGCTGTACCGGCAATGGCTCCACCTATTCTGCAGTATAAATCATGAAGGCTAATGGGATTACCTGAATAATTTTTATCGCTCCCTTCCTGTCCAACCTGAATCAGGACATCGGAAGATTGCACCCCTGCATCAACCATGATTCCTGCTACAATAATGCCTTCTTTATCTCCGACTGCAAGTGCTTTATTGCCTTGGGTAGGAACCAAAGTAGGAAGTCCTAAACCAAGTACTACTGTGTTTTCTTTCCCTACCACTATTTCCTGACTTAACTCATAAATTCCCGGAGTCAGCAACAGGTTCTTCCCTGAACTCAGGGCTTCGTTAATACTAGCGGCATCATCTTTTCCAGCCTTTGCTATATAAAAATCTTCAATAGGAATCTCTCTGCCGGATTCATTTCCATCTTTCCAGCTTACTCCTGTACTATTTTTGGTCAGCTGCGGAACAAAGACGAAATAACCATGCTCTTCACTAAATACCAGAAACGGCTTATCCCGGATAACAGGGGCTTCATCTACTACCGTGACCGGCTGCTCCGGCCAGTTTTTTTCCGGGGCTCCCTTTACCCCAACAAACACACGGTTCCAGTTCCCGCCCTCCCAGGAACCCAGTTCTGAATTTCGTGTAAACCATTGCTGTCCTGTTGTCAGACCGGCCCGACCGGTTACGATGGAATTCGCTAACACGCCCCCACTGCCCCATCCTCCTTTATCAAAATTTACATTGCCGATAATATGCATTCTTCTCATTGGCGCTGCTTGCGATACAGCCCAGTACATCCAGGGCTCAGCAGTATCGGGATACACTTTGAAATTCTCAGCCCCTCTCCAGAACTGTGTGGTTACGTTGTTGTTGTTGCTGGTTTCCACCGATTGCACCGCTCCATGCACCGTGGTTTGACCCGGGGTTTTTCCAAGTCCCAGAGCCTGCACATAAAAGTCGACCGTAATATCCACCTCATAGGTCCCCGGCTTAAACAGCAATGCATATCGTTGATCAGAAAACTCCTCACCGGCCTGCTCTTGATGAATTTCATCCAATGCTTTTTGAATTTCTTTCTGGTCCATGCCATCATCAAACACCAACACACGATCTCCGAACATAGAATTATTAATATTTAGGTTTTTCTTTTCTGTTGACTGGCAAGCGGCTAGAAATAGTAGCAGCCAAATAATGTAATTAAGCTTCAAGGGATCTTTTATTGATTATAGAGTTGCCTAAAATTATAGGGAAAAAAGAAGAAATAAATCTATGAAAGGCAGGATTTCAGGTCCGGGGGGGATTCTTTACTTGGCCGGTATCATATAAAACGAACGAATGTTTATGTTGCCAATGTTTTTGGGTGCTCATCAACAAACATCTTTATTTAAATAGAAACCGGAAGCCTCTTGACCAATCCCATTTTATTTCTTTCGGTAATTGTTGCCGGATTTTTTCTGATCTATGGCATACAGTGCTTCCGGTCCCCTTTTATGAAAGAGGAATTTATTCGCTATGGAATGGGCGATACTGTACGAAAACTCACCGGCACGGCTCAGCTGGCAGGAGCCGCCGGGCTGCTTGCCGGTTTATACATTAGCCTGTTGGGTTTTCTCGCGGCCACCGGATTGACAGTGATGATGGCGGTAGCCTTTGGCACGCGCATAAAGGTCCGGGATTCTCTGAACCAAACGCTACCTTCTTTTTTCTTTATGTTGGTAAACGGTTTTTTGGCCTACAAATTCCTGTTGCTGATGCTTTATGATCTATAGAAAAGCAATCAACAGCGACAGAGCCAGGAAAGTAAAAGCCGGGAGAGATTTTTTTAACGGGTCCTTAACCTTTATGTGCATACTCACAGCACCCAGCATCAACACGGCTATGCCGTAAGCAGAATAAGTTTCTAATTCCGGGTAGCCTGTAAACCAAATGGAAGCCAGAAGCCCCAATGCAAACAGAATTTTGAGCCCGCCTACAGTCCACATAAACCAAATGGGAAGCCCGTAGGCTTTAAATTCTTCTTCCAGACTTCCGGCGTCTCCACCCCGCCATTGAGTTTCCTTGCCCGATCGCAACAGCCATACATTTAAAATGCTAAGCCCTACAATTACTTTACATGCCATAATCAGATATTCCATAATCTCCTCTAACTACCTTTTTGTTTGCTCCACACTGTGGAGTTGTGAATACCGACATCAATAAAAACAAAAATTGCGCTTATTACTACGACTTTATTTGATGAGCTTGCCCTTATAAACTAAAAAAAGGAGAGTTGTATGCTCTCCTTTTAAAATACTTCTTCAAGATTTGCTGGCCTGATATTTCTATTTACTCAACGGAGACAATATCGAATAAGTAGTAAGTATTGCCCTGGTCGGATATCAGCTCTAATCCAATGATAATTTCATCACCGGTGGGTACTTCAGAAAAGAACTCCTGACTATCAAAGTCTATCACGCTGCCATTACCTTTTACGTTCCCTGCTATGTTCAGGTCAGTATAATATGGAGGAGGAGTTGGAGAAGGCTGCCCGTTATATGTAGCCAGAATTATGGCGGCTTCAATAATTGAATCATTACCCGGAAGCTGGACATGAGCCTTTATGCTGGCTTTTTTATCACTTCGCAGCTTTTTTGGACTGAAATTTAAATGCGAACTTTCAAGATTAACGCCAATTAGGCCATTGATATCAACACCGGATGGGAAAACACCACCAGTATCTTCTATGCGGATATATCGCGCATTTGATAAACCCGCAGCATTAAGATCATACAGGCCCGTTCCAGTAGAAGAGCCTAAAAGCTTATAGGGACCGGCAGGGTCGTTACTGGCATAAACAGTCATCCCTTCTGCAAAACCGAAGCCTGACGCAATCAGGGATCCGTCAGCTTCAATGACAATAAGATCCGGCCCTTCCTGATCTTTTATACTTTCACCTTCCCCCATATCATAGACAACGAAACCTCCTCCAATACCTGTGACAGGTGGTGATTTCAAAGGGTTCAGTAACTGAGGTGCATCCAGCCCTCCTGCAGCAAACGGAAAACCCTGTCCGTTATTTATGAGTCCGTCTATAGCTACCGCATCCGCAAAGGGATCGTAAGTATTAGGTGTCGCTTTTTTTGCCGCTTTATTCAGGGCACTTGGTTCCGGAAGAATCTCATTTTCCATCTGCGTATCTGTACTTGTATTTGAACAAGCAGCAGAAACTCCAAAAATTATTGTAATTACAAGTATTTGTTTTATGGTAGTATTCATTTTGTACCTCGTCTAATGATTAGATTATGTCTTATTAGTTTTCAGACCAGATTAGTGCTACCCCTCTTATTTACTAGCACTTTTGATTAATATAGTGCTTCAACTCTTCATTAACCTATATAAAAAACAATTGTAGATGGGAGGCAAAGATGGCGAATCGAAGATTTGGTATAGGAACTTGACTTCTCAGCTTGAGTTTATTCCATTGAGGCGGAGTCTCTATAGGGCATCCCCGAGCAGAGCAGCGGAAAGAGAAAAAACATAAGGAGTGCAACCCTCTTATAATTCCACTTTTTTGGGTTTACCGGCAAAATGTCCAAAGCCGGCTTTGATCGCTAAAATCCCTAACAAAAACCCCAAGGGAACATTCCAGTTACCGGTCAAATCATAAAGAGCCCCGATTAAAATGGGACCGATGGCTGCGAGAATATACCCTGCAGATTGAGCCATTCCACTTAATTCGGTTGCCTCCTGCGTGTCGTGCGAGCGAAGTACGATAAATAGCAGTGCCAACCCAAAAGACCCTCCGAGTGCAAAACCCAACACAGATACCCATACGGCTACCCCAAATGTATCCGTCAGCATAAGGGCCGCAAGGCAAACACCTTCCATGAGTATTAACATCCATACAATACTTTGCTGATTGGACTTTTTTCCTGCAAAGTATGGGATAAGCAGTGTACCCAGCACTCCGGTCCCCTGTGATAATGAAAGCATCCATCCGGAATAGGATTCCGATAGCCCCCTGCTTTGCAGTATATCAGGCAGCCAGGCCAAAATCACGTAAAAGGCTAAAGACTGTAATCCCATAAATACAGCCACTTGCCATGCCGTAGCTGAGCCGGCCATTTTTTTGAGAGCTTTTCGAAAGCTACTGAGCCGGCTGCTATTAGTATTGTATCGCAACTGAGGGATCCAAATTAATAATGCGATAAAAGCAGGAAGAGACCACAATGCCAAAGTGTACCTCCAGCCAAGTCCCATTCCTTTTGATAGTGGAACACTTAGCCCCGCTGCCATGGAGGCTCCGATCCCCATCATGCTGGAATACAGGCTGGTGAGCGGGCCCGACATATCCGGAAAATCGCGCTTTACCAAAGAGGGCAACAACACATTGCCCAAAGCAATGGCGATACCTAACATCAAGGTGCCTCCGAATAAGGCCACCGGTGACTGGATCAATCGGGCTAAAATCCCGATGGTAAGTAAAATTAACGCCCCGAATAATGTTTTTTCTATACCAAAACGCCGTGTAAATAAAGTAGTAAGCATCGAAACCAGGCCAAATGCAATCAACGGGAGAGTCGTAAGCAAGCCCAGTAAAGAGTTGGAAAGTCCGGTACTCTCCCGTATTTCAGCTATCAAAGGCCCGACGGATGCCAGGGCCGGCCTCAGATTGAGAGCAATCAGTATTATGCCTGAGATTAATAAGCCGGTTTGCAAGCGGTTTCTTCGGGAACCATCTTTTTCAATTGGTGGCATGCCTTAACTCTCGAAAATCGATGTGAATTCGTCTATCATAATAAGCTTTCAATGTACGGCTTAGGGATTTCAGGTATCGGATCTATAATGGCTTCCTAACAACAAGCGCAGTAGCATTTTCGATCAGATTTTAGATAGACGAAGCAAAATGACCAGATAAAAGGTCAAAAATCATAAACAAAAAAAAGCCCCGTACATCTAAAAAGTGCACAAGGCTTTACTTGATGTGGGACCGGGCGGATTTGAACCGCCGACACACGGATTTTCAGTCCGTTGCTCTACCTACTGAGCTACAGTCCCTTTCAACAAGGACGGCAAAGATACAGGGTTTGTAATCTTTATACAATAATAAATTGGGGAAAAAGGTATTTAGGTGTTAGGGGCAAGGTGTTAGGTTTTAGTAAGTCTTTCTGAGCGGAAGCGAAGCATCTTTGTTATAGTTAGTTACCAATCATTTTGGGCAAAGATCTTTCGCTTCCGATCAAGATGACCCTAAAACCTAACACCTTGCACCTAATACCTACCTCCCCGGAATGTGAATGTCCTTTAATCTCAGCTGAAGCGTACGCCGGCCGTTCCAGTTATTTTCTTCAAGCACATAGGCTATTTTAAACGGATCTCCTTTTCGAACATCGGGCAGGTATTCGTGCATATTAAAACCGATGGTATCAAAAACACCGGATCCATTTTGGCTTACCCTCATCTTCAGGTGGCCGTTTCCTACAATGGTCGGAACACCGACTACTTTTACACCTTCACTTACAAAAACGGGCCGCAGGTTACCAGGCCCAAAGGGCTCAAACTGACTAAGCAGCTTCCAGAATTTCATATCCACCTCACCCAACTCCAGTTTGGCATCTACGGTGAGTTCCGGTTCAAAAGAATTCTCAGACAAATCGGTATAGGCCAGCTCATTCATCCGGCGACGGAATTCGGAAAGGTTTCCTTCCTCCAGAGTAAGTCCGGCTGCAAACTCATGCCCACCAAATTGTTCCAATAGGTCATCGCACTTTTTGATGGCATTATAAATATTAAACCCTTTAATACTCCGCGCCGACCCTTTGATCTTCCCATCCACATTGCTGAGCATGATAGCCGGGCGGTGATATAAATCCACCAGTCGGGAAGCTACAATCCCGATCACCCCAAGGTGCCAGTTCTGGCTGTACAGCACAATGGTGGACGTCTCCTCCATGTTAAAATCCTTCTCAATCTGCTCCATCGCCTCTTTCATGGTCTTGGAGTCGGTATCTCGTCGCTTCAGGTTTACGGACTCCAGCTCATAAGCATGCGATTTGGCTTCTCCCAGCGTCTCGGAGATCATGAGCTTAACCGCGGTGCTCGCATCCCCCATTCGTCCGGCCGCATTAATTCTCGGGCCGATAGAAAACACAATCTTGGAGGTGTTTACATCTTCTTTGGAAACCTTGATCAGCTCCAGCAATGCCTTAATACCCACCCTCGGGCTTCGCTGAATCATCTGTAGTCCGGCCTTCATAAGCACACGGTTTTCATCAATGATGGGTACAATATCGGAAGCAATCGAAATGGCCACCAGGTCCAGGAATTTGTACGAGATCGTGGAGGGCAATCCCAGCTTTTCTATGGTTCCCTGAATGAGTTTAAACCCAACACCCGCTCCCGAAAGTCCGTCAAAGGGGTAATCACAGTCCGGGCGTTTGGGGTCGAGTACGGCTACGGCATCCGGAATTTCATTACCTACAGTATGGTGGTCGCACACAATCAGGTCGATGCCTTTTTCACGGGCTACTTTAGCTTCTTCAATAGCAGTAATGCCACAATCAACCGATACAATCAGAGAGGCCTTAACTTCTTCGGCATATTTAATGCCATCGGGGTTAATCCCGTATCCCTCTTTGAAGCGATGGGGAATGTAGTAGTCGGCATCTACGCCAAATTCTTTCAAAAATGTATAGACACAGGAAGTTGCTGTAGTCCCGTCAACGTCGTAATCGCCGTAAACGAGTACTTTCTCACTTTTACGTATGGCCAGAGCTAAACGTTCTGCACCGGCTTCCATATCCTTCATTAAAAAAGGATCGTGGAGGTTTTCTATCTTTGGCCTGAAAAAGTATTCTGCATCATCGAATGTTTTTATGCCGCGTATAGCCAGTAGTTGGGCTATTTTGTCCGGAATTCCCAGCATGTCCCCTAACTTGGAGACGTACTTTGGCTCGTCCGGCTGCGCGTATACCCAGCGGAATGACATGATTGTTTTGTGCTTTATTTTTATACATAAAGGCAGATCGGCGGTCAGGCCGGGACGCCAACGCAAATCGCGTTCT
Proteins encoded:
- a CDS encoding NADP-dependent oxidoreductase, which gives rise to MSEQMNAAFIEEYGELTNVTTGELPKPEAGEGEVLVRVKSAGVNPVDAAVVRGMLKDAIPGEFPLVPGWDVAGVVEETGHSVSRFSTGDEVYAYARRPKIQHGTYAEYISLPESYLAERPTNISMEASGGIPLVGLTAYQSIFDFGELKEGQTLLILGASGGVGTLAIQLAKSVGAKVIGVASESNHEYMKELGADITIDYNDNHVGEAVKEAQPDGVDLIFHCSRGDSFSQVMETGVLKEGGKVASITNSNPEISDDIEFKYVFVEPNAEQLEHITVLADSGKITVPVTDTFSLEEAGEALQKIESLHTRGKLVITP
- a CDS encoding lamin tail domain-containing protein, with the protein product MEGLTQGNNVPRNVYGYFTAFLFALIFSIQPAIAQNQTIGAGLEGQALIGYLQQNYSPAQTLGYDTARDTMYAVIDNDNGNLTGVYTGYTITLDPNEDPSTDAFYKGVNAEHTWPQSMGAGNEPAKSDIHHLFPTKSNVNSARNNDPLGEIDDNLTDTWYYLDQSQSSIPSSNIDLYAENYGSTTFEPREQHKGNAARAVFYFVAIYQAQADQNFFDQQKNDLYQWHYLDEVDADELNRSSTIAGYQGNENPFILDTSLVRRAFFPDGNTGGTDTTPPVISSVQSTNIGANSATVSWSTDELATSQVNYGTTTSYGFVESSGSYTTSHSITLTGLSANATYNYQVSSTDGSSNSASSSNFTFTTAEEGTSAGAIVFSEIFYDTPGTDSDEEWIELYNGTSTTVDLSGYTITDNNGTGSSYTFPAGSNITPGSYFTVASASTGFQAIYGFDADEYGSIPALNNGGDVLILTDTQSNEVDIVAWEGGASAGLPSGWGSSTDPTASTGESIYRSSPGSDSDSYTDWAVAVNNGDPQTQASAPQNQAPTAVANGPYSGNTGNSITFSSAGSSDSDGSISSYSWTFGDGGSSTLANPGYTYTSSGTYSVSLTVTDDQGATATATTTAEITDATVDHVLFSEIFYDTPGTDADEEWIELYNPTSQQIDLTGYTIIDNNGTGSSYTFPSGTVIDAQSYFTVASNQAGFNALYTNDAYQYGGIPALNNGGDALLLNDGSGTTVDEVAWEGGASAGVPSGWGSGPTASTGESLVRSSFDTDSDNDSDWTTAANNGDPATLQATDTTAPVITAVNSSNITETEATITWTTDEPANSQVNYGTTTSYGSSAGSGSYVTSHSETLTGLTAGTEYFYQVVSTDEAGNTAVDETYSFTTASPPASSTPDILISEVFYDTPGNESKEEWVEIYNTTGQEIQLNGWTLVDDNGNSQSFTFANKHKIGGNTFMTLALDRKDFKALYNKNADDFVNLPPLNNGGDVLVLKDASGNVIDAVAWEGGANSLVSGWGSTSLPSAGEGNSIYRSDLGTDTDTYNDWTTSSDLGSPMTQSDGTFFASVNDNTESRVEEGPGEELPAEVTLGNFPNPFNPTTQIAYTLPEAQRVKVTVFNMLGQQVATLVDGFTEAGAHQVVFDASAMSSGLYLYSIQTSSTVITKKMMLIK
- a CDS encoding cupin domain-containing protein, whose translation is MSIETMTAEEVAEGKLNEAEVVKEIMASGEDVGLRIWREEEPDADKEFHTNSYETVGYVLKGKAELHLENDQVVELTEGNSYLVPKETEHTYKIIETFSAVEATSPPAHLQ
- a CDS encoding coagulation factor 5/8 type domain-containing protein gives rise to the protein MKLNYIIWLLLFLAACQSTEKKNLNINNSMFGDRVLVFDDGMDQKEIQKALDEIHQEQAGEEFSDQRYALLFKPGTYEVDITVDFYVQALGLGKTPGQTTVHGAVQSVETSNNNNVTTQFWRGAENFKVYPDTAEPWMYWAVSQAAPMRRMHIIGNVNFDKGGWGSGGVLANSIVTGRAGLTTGQQWFTRNSELGSWEGGNWNRVFVGVKGAPEKNWPEQPVTVVDEAPVIRDKPFLVFSEEHGYFVFVPQLTKNSTGVSWKDGNESGREIPIEDFYIAKAGKDDAASINEALSSGKNLLLTPGIYELSQEIVVGKENTVVLGLGLPTLVPTQGNKALAVGDKEGIIVAGIMVDAGVQSSDVLIQVGQEGSDKNYSGNPISLHDLYCRIGGAIAGTAKTCLEINANRVIGDHFWLWRADHGTGADWFVNKSDHGLIVNGDDVTIYGLFNEHFQHYQTYWKGERGRVYFYQSEIPYEPPSNEVWNDNGKPGYASYKIADGVEEHQAWGLGIYSFFRGEETEKNNVRLENAMEAPEKPGIKITHISAFAGRLGGMNHILNGKGPATNIGELNLYNGWNFEN
- a CDS encoding DoxX family protein, which translates into the protein MTNPILFLSVIVAGFFLIYGIQCFRSPFMKEEFIRYGMGDTVRKLTGTAQLAGAAGLLAGLYISLLGFLAATGLTVMMAVAFGTRIKVRDSLNQTLPSFFFMLVNGFLAYKFLLLMLYDL
- a CDS encoding DoxX family protein: MEYLIMACKVIVGLSILNVWLLRSGKETQWRGGDAGSLEEEFKAYGLPIWFMWTVGGLKILFALGLLASIWFTGYPELETYSAYGIAVLMLGAVSMHIKVKDPLKKSLPAFTFLALSLLIAFL